The sequence ggaatagagaaaaatcaacaaaaatgagGAAGTAAAAAGCTGGAAAGATGAAAATGTCACTAGCTATTGAAATTTaacatttcagaaagagaaactcaGGATGGTGATGTTCATGGTGTAGCCATGGGAGTTAAGTTCCTGGAATGTGAGGAAGTCAATATCCAGATGATCTGTCTGATACTGGCAAGGTATCAGACAGATCATCCCAAGACAACAGGAACTGAGACAGACAAAAAGACTGTCAGCAAGATACCACGTTAGGCTCTTGGCCTTTAACACTCGCCCCtacaataaaagacaaaaaatactaaaatttcaaaatatatgaaaagatgtgcCCTAAAGACATATGACTAATGGCGGACTAACCTAACTTGCTTTTATCTTCATTGCTCATTTAATAAACCATGTATATTCTttcaaacaaaacaggaaaatcatttttaaatttttataaaatacctaatagactaaaaatttttaatgccaTTAGTAGTATGTggtgaaacaaacagaaattatttTGTGGAGTCTTTTGTTATTTATCTTATTCTGGAAATGGTACATGGATATTAGTCacaacttttcattttgtcaatttttatatCTATAGCATATTTCCAAAGCAAAGAGGTGACTTGATTTTAATCTTTGAAGCATAGCAAACTTCAAGATagggagattaaaaaataatctaaaaacagttaaaatgttcaattttatgttatgtatattgtaccacaataaaaaaaaatctaaagtaatagaaaaaaaaaatctttatagagATAGATTGGATTTCTCCTTAGTATTAGTTACAGGATATCTGTAGTTCAGGCTGAGTTAGAATAACATAAAtgccattttagaaattaaagaatcATTCCTTCACAGATTTAAGAATATACAGTGAAAGATGGTGATGGCATTTTAAAAAGGGTAACCGTGCTGGCTATCTTTATGTACTGTAATGTTCTTAAATTTAGTATCAGTATGTCTTCTCTTCTGGAACTTCCATTTCCtgagtctttttgtttctttttctgtttgaaaaGGACTAGATGAACTTACTAGTTAGTGTGATGCtgaaagaagtttaaaatttgttttgcatttgttgtaTTCCATTCTTGTGCTTTCAGGGGTCcttcacacacagatacatactTTCTCAAAATTTTTTCTCCTACTTCTCGGAAATCCAAGGGTTCTTTGTGTGTAGTGTAGCTTGCTCCAGAAACACCAGTATCCATTTCATGATTTTCTGGCTGTTGATCTGCACAATGCTTCAATCCCCAATAACACATTTCTCCACTGTACATCATAGCCAGCAAATGAATGTCACTAAATATTCCTGGGAAAGTCATTTAAGTTGAGagattagaatttaaaaatttaaaaagaaatcctggTGATTACGACTCTCATAAAATCCTTTTACATCATTAAGTATTTTCCCTTCTCATTTAACAGCTATACTTAGAAAAGCCAAATATCACTAATACAGTCCTCATCTCATTGGCACCTCTACCTCTATTTTACTTACAAAAGAGGCCCAGTCCCAACCcccaaaaaagaattatttttaaagaaccattTAGGTCAGCGTGTTAACCTTTCTGGGGTTCTCTTTACGATTTCTTTGAGAATCTAATCTAAATCGATGGAAGCTTTCCCAGAAGGTACATCTCATATTCCGCATACAATTTCAGAGTACTCAGAGACTCCCTCAATCCCATCCATGAATACAGCTTTTATTTAGGCGTATACTCGAGGATCAGTAATATAGTTCCTATATTTCTATACGAGTGTATAAAGATGATCCTGCATAATCATGACCCTGAGAGGCCATACAATTCTAAATTACTGAAGATGTTAAATTGTATCCAAGATGCTTTATGTTCCCAGGAAAAAAGGAATACACCACAGGATTTCCATCAAAAGTTGAAAGCATACTTATTATGGAAGAAGGTGATTATATAATTAACCATTTATGACATACAAAGTATATTAAtttgatataaaaacaaatagacCTAGAATTATAAAGATGTGGGGATACATTATCAACTTTGTACAACTCACTAAAGCTCTTTAATCCTCAGTTTGCAAAAATCAGGATTCCACATGCCCTTCTTAACTTCATAGAGTTTTCTTAAGGAATAGCTTTAGTTTGTCTTTCCAAATTAATGATTTTCACTGCAGAATTATATTTCATATTGGACAGGGCATTTCATCAaatgcatattctttttcatttttgtgatcCTACACcctaattattcttaaaaagaCTGGTAGACGGGAGTAAGGAGATAGAACCAAAACGAAGGGAAGGTTAACTTTTAAGCAGACTATAGAGCCTTAGGAGGAGGAGCTGAAGTAAGTCCCACAAAGTGAAGCCGCTAGGGAAAGATGAGAAGTGTTTGCCTGAGGAAGATCTGGCATCCAATTTGTGCCCAACTCTAAGTTAGCCTCATCCTTTATATTAACAAGGAATGATGGCTAAACAAGGTACGCAGATATCCTATGGAGAGGTGTTTCTGAGGAGAGGAAACAAGCTATATGCTAaagagtggttctcaaactttagcctgcattagaattacctggaggACATGCTGACTCCTGGGCCCTTACCTCCAAAACTTTCAGATTTCAAGTATTGGACTGGGTCtatgaatctgcattttaaacaaaatccTAGGACCTAGGGTGAGGCTGCTGTTCCACAAACTATGCTAAACTACTGCACTGCATTAAAATACCAAAGGAAGAGATGAACCATGTAAAAATTTACACATTCTCCCTCTCTACTCCCCAAGGAATCCATTACTCTGTAACTAGTCTTTTTgctgctataaattttccttgatattttttttctgctaatgCTCAGCAtggttttcaataaaatatttcactttgcaCTGTTCATACCCTTGGTGAACACATATGTGAGAGTGCAGGGTGGGAGAGGGTGAATAACCCATGAAGTAAGAGTCATGGCAGAAAGATGactttcacaggaaaaaaaaaaaaaaaaaaaaaaaaggtggcaaGACTGGCATTCTCTAGATGCAGTGATGTCTAAATCTGACTGCATCATAATTACAGGAGATTATAAAAATAGATTCCTGGACTCCACATATTAAATCAGAACCTGCAGgtgacacacagaaatctgtatttttaacaagctacCCAGGCAATTAGTGATGTCAATTCAGAGCTGCTCCTTTAAGAGATCTGAAATCCAGGTTCCCAGCTAAGCAATGAGCCAAAGGCTGCTGGGAAGGGGGACTCTTCAGTGGCATAAAAAGGGCATAAATCAAGGATGCAGGCAACATGATGTATTACTCTCCCTAAATTACGAAGCAGAGATTAGCAGTATTTTTCTATCATTATATgagatttttgaattttttaaaaaaccccttttattatttttttgtctatAATGTAACTTGAAATTTATTTAAGTCAGAGTTAAATCTAAtaaacttcttaaaattttaaaaggctttaaaCCActtagaaaactgcaaaaaaaacaTCACATTACCTTCACTCAGTAATTTAGCTGTGTCTAGGTCTTGGAAAGAAACTCCTTCATTTAACTGGATGGGACACCGAAAATTCAGCATCTGTAGCAAGTAACTGATTCCATCAACAAGGTACTAAAtcaaagtcaaagacaaagaatcCTAGTATTAGATGCAGAGCTGTAGAAACTTcgaatgttaatatttttacccaacaaaatattggctaatatatagatatatctcaTGGTTATTACATTACAATATAAGGACCTACTACCCCAAAACTTTTATAGGTATAAGCCTCCAATTAGTAAgagtatggggaaaaaaatcattaatcaaGAATACATGATTCAGTAATATACTTGTCAAAAATGTCATCAGAGGAAaagataaagataataaaaatgtgttcaaCAACTTGTTAAAAATATGGATGTGCTtattataatttagaaatattatgATCAAACTTTTACATCTGAAAGTTTGACCTCTCATTTGCAGGCCCACATAAACCATGTGTACAATCAACCCAAGCTAGGAAGGATCCTTAGTGATACAAATATTAAGACAGGATCTTTGGATTTACTGATTTGGtcagaagaataaggaaaaatcaGAGGGCCACAATTTTCTAGGAGCAgggtcatgtgggatcttcaggaGTGATCTGCTGATAGAGAGAAGCTCACAACCAAGTTTGCTTTCTTCAGGCCAAAAAATATGCTTAGAAATTAATATAGATTATCTATCttgtattataaaaaataaaaatccagaacttaaaaaaaaaaaaaagtaaaacttccCAGTTTACAAAGGGCTTTCAcatgttatttaatcttcacagtaattCCAACTTATTTAAGATTACATAGCTGGTAAGTACAGGCCTGGAATGCAAACCCAGGTCCTTTGAGTCCTCTATTCTTAATCCTGTACTAAAGACAGTTTTTGGAAACCTACAAATGTCAATAATCAAAAATGTATGAGGAATGCTTTTTCACCTTTTTAAGCAAGCTAGATTTTCTGGTGAGCCATTCTCTCCTTTTGGTCAGAGAATGACAATACATGTAGAGTAGGGCTCCTCGTCTCCAAGAGAGACATTCCAGGAGTTCATCCCCAAGCAAATCGCAGTGCTGGAATACAACAAAGACATAGCTAAAAAGAGAAACTTCATGtctgaaaaaatcaaaattaaatttcaaaatagggCAATTAAAAACACTCATTTTACAAAATTTGCTCTTTACTTACCATCTACACAGGAATGCCTTACTTTAAATCAATTAGGCATAGAGAAATCTATTgctacatgaaaattaaaatactccaatttacaaatatttctaggAAACTGATGTTCAAGTATTTTAGTAGTCAATTctctaatatatttgaaatataagtaTTCCATAATCTGATTGAAAAAATAAGTTTTCAGAAATATGTTACTTGAAACAATTTCTACTACTgttaaataatgaaaagacatacacaaaaacaattttaacaaATCAAACCTAGTTACTTTGTGGTATCATTTAAAACTTGGGGTTGTTTCCATAGTTAGCATTCCCTGATAAGCACAAAGAGCAACAAAGATATCTAGGCAGAGATAACCAGCAGACAGTTCAAGATGAGAAATTATCTGCTTCAAAGAGTAGCCAGGGCTAGAGACAAAAGTCTTGGAATCATCTAAACAGCAGTAAAAAGCATGTGGACAAGTTGTCAAGCAAAGACAAAATAGAGACTATCAGAGGATTAAGGCGATATCCTTGGGGAGTGCCTAAGTTtccagatgggagagaggggagatgCTTGGAAAAGAGCAAGAGCAAGGCTTCTCAGAGATGAAGAGGAGGATGCAGGCCCTCCGAGGGATGGGGTGATCATTGGTAAAAAAGGCAGCAAATGTCCAGGAGGAAGAGGACTGTGAAAGGACGAGAGATGTGGTATTAGATTACTAGGGACCGTCAGGAAAACACAGCATCTGCAAAAGTAAAGGGAGCAGAAATAGCAAATGTGTGTGTTTAGAAAATGAGTAGGCACTATAGTTACAATATAATTCCATCATATAAACATTctgaaacatatttataaaaatgacacTTCAGCTGTGACATCAGTCTGAAATGTTCAACTCTCATATGTTCCTCCTTCAATCTTAAtttaaaacagagacaaaaatacatttaagaaaaaaaaatacagattctaaaGGGTAGTACAGCAGGGGTTAGCAGCATTCCACCATAATTCATAGCTGTGCAAAACTTACTTTTGGatgcatattattttctttaaccaAAATTTCTGGTTCTGAAAGAAAACTGATCAACTCTTTTACTTTTTGTGAAGAATCTTCAGGAAAATCTTCATCTACTAGCTTGTTCTCCTCAAAATATGTCATGTCCAAAATAGCctgaagtaaaagagaaaaaaaaagtataagtgatttaaacttgAATGAACAACTCTTACAGCTTAATCTTACACATACAGATGCTTTACCAGATATTTAAATCTTCTAGCACAGTATTTAAATCTAAGTAGTCAAAATATCTAGCTATATAATCTAAGACGAACTTTATAGTAAACTTCCTAGTATTTTACTGAAATCCTAAATTAAGATAATCTAGCttccctcaaaaaataaaatggatatttttttaGTTCAGATAAGCTAATCATAtacaatataattataaaaagtttaa is a genomic window of Hippopotamus amphibius kiboko isolate mHipAmp2 chromosome 15, mHipAmp2.hap2, whole genome shotgun sequence containing:
- the RIMOC1 gene encoding RAB7A-interacting MON1-CCZ1 complex subunit 1, with translation MAASSSSVVRRVEELGDLAQAHIQQLSEAAGEDDHFLIRASAALEKLKLLCGEDKECSNPSNLLELYTQAILDMTYFEENKLVDEDFPEDSSQKVKELISFLSEPEILVKENNMHPKHCDLLGDELLECLSWRRGALLYMYCHSLTKRREWLTRKSSLLKKYLVDGISYLLQMLNFRCPIQLNEGVSFQDLDTAKLLSEGIFSDIHLLAMMYSGEMCYWGLKHCADQQPENHEMDTGVSGASYTTHKEPLDFREVGEKILRKYVSVCEGPLKAQEWNTTNAKQILNFFQHHTN